TGCCCGAGCGAACAGCGACCCAGCAGCGACTCCAGATCCCCGACCCCGCCGCCCAGGAGGACGGTGCGTTCACCCGGCTGACGAACCTCAAAGCCATCGCGGACGAACTGTCCCGCGACCCGGAACACGTCCACCGCTACGTCCAGCGGGAGTTCGGGACCAACGGCGACTTCGACGGCGACCGGAGCCGCTACAACGGCACCTTCTCCGCCGCCGACTTCGAGGCCGTGCTCGACGCCTACGCCGAGGAGTACGTGATCTGTTCGGAGTGTGGCCTGCCCGACACCAAACTCACCACCGAGGACCGGACGCAGATGCTCCGGTGTGAGGCCTGCGGTGCCTTCCGCCCGGTCGACAAGCGCTCGACGAAATCGTCGAGTCAGAGCAACACCGCCACCCTCGAAGAGGGCGAGACCTACCAGGTAAAGATCACCGGGATGGGGCGCAAAGGCGACGGCGTCGCCGAGAAAGGCAAGTACCGCATCTTCGTCCCCGGCACGAGCGAGGGCGACGTGGTGCAGGTCTACATCGACAACATCAGCGGGACGCTGGCCTTCGCCCGCCCGGTGCAGTAACCTATTCGACGGTTACGGCCACCGTCCGGTTTCGCTGCTCGCCGTCGATTCTGGCGTGGATCGTGATATCGTAGGTACCCCGATCAGCGTCCGCGTTCGCGACGACCGGGAGTGTCGTCGTGACGGTCGTGCCGTTCCACGACCAGGACGGGGGGTACGTCGTCCACGTGGTTTCGGGTGGCGGCGAGTGGGACGCGTTTCCGTAGTCGATGCTAACCGAGTCAGAGGCGATCGGCTCGACGCGGAGCGTGCTCGCGTTCGTCACGTCGATCGTGAGCGTCCCCGTCTCGCCCGGTGTGATCGCCGGCGCATCGATGGCCAGCTCCCGTTCCGACTCGTCGGTCAGCTCGGTCGGCGTCGAATTCCCGGCCCCACCACAACCGGCCAGCAGGACACAACCGACGACGGCGAGAAGCGCGATTCGTCGGGGCACGAGTTCGAATCCAGATTTCAGCAGTAGCCACAAAAAGTTACTGTATTGAGAGGTAACGAACCGCATCTTACTTACTCGCGCCGTCGCTGAGGTTTACTCGAATGGACGACCCGGTTTTACTCACGGGTGCTGGCGGGCGCGTCGGCGAGGCGATTCTGCAGGGCCTCGGCGAGGCCTACGACTGGCGGCTCCTCTATCACAATCCGCCGGACGAAGAGCCCGACCACGAGTATCTCGTCGGTGACGTGATCGACGAGGAGACGGTCCGGGAGGCCGTCGACGGCGTGGGGGCGATCATCCACCTCGCCGGCGACCCGCGGCCATCCGCACCCTGGAAGAGCGTCCTGTCGAACAACATCGACGGGACCCAGAAGATGTACGAGGCAGCGGTCGAGGCCGGCGTCGAACGGTTCGTCTACGCCTCCTCGAACCACGCCGTCGGCGCGTTCGAGACCGACGAGCGCACCCCCGAGATGTACCGCCCCCACGACGACTACCGACTCGACGGGACCGAACTCCCCCGGCCCGGCAACCTCTACGGCGTCTCGAAAGCCACCGGCGAGGTCCTCGGCCGGTACTACCACGACGAACACGGGATCAAAGTCTGTAACGTCCGGATCGGCAACCTCACCGAGGGCCACCCGCCGATCGACTACGAGCGTGGCCAGGCCATGTGGCTCTCTTACCCCGACTGCGCCCACCTCCACGAGCGCACGCTGGAAGCCGACTACGAGTTCGAGATCGTCTACGGGATTTCGGACAACGACCGCAAGTACTACTCGCTGGAGCGAGCGAAGGAAGCGCTGGGCTACGACCCACAGGACAACAGTGCGGAGTGGGACGGCGACGAACACGTCGCCGACTACGAGCGCTAGAAGAGCCCGTCCACGTCCGTTTCTCGCCGCTGTCGCCGTTCGACGCGTTCCGAGAGCCGCTGGTAGACGATTCCGCGATTCGTCCCGTCCCGGGCGAAGTCCATGACGAAGGTGACGAAGGGGCTGGTGCCCTCGCCCGCGTCCAGATCGGTTCGAGCGTACTCGATTCCCCGTTCGAGGACCGACTCGTCGAACGGACCGTCCTCGGCGTAGACCGTGGCGGCAGTGGCGCTCTCCTGAAAGTCCAGATCGTCGGGCAGAACCACCTCGCCCTCGTGTGTGAGTTCGAGCGGGGATCCTCGCTCGATCCGTTCGGGATCCGCACGGAGTGCGGGCAGATACTCCCGGACGGCGGCCACGTCGACGCCGCGGTAGTCGGCCGGGAGGTCGGCGAGGTACTCGCCGGCGCTCTCGGCCAGCCCCGTCGCGCCCGCCCAGTTACGCTCCGTGGCGTGGTGGACCGCCGCGGTGAACTGGATGAGGCCGTGGAGGAACCGCTCGTCGTCGGTCCCGGTGTCGAGCGCGAGCCAGTGATCCTCCCAGGCGTCGTGGGCCTCGTGGTAGTCCCCCGCGTTGTAGATGGCGATCCCCACACGGAGCGCCGTCTCCATACCCGGTCCTCGGGCCGTTCCGGGGAAAGGGTTTGTGACCCGCACACCACATATAAATCGCCGTGAGATATACGCGTGTTTTTATAACAATTCACGGCTGGTTGTAAAAATACACTCAGATAGAGCCCGAAATTAATATACCGGGCTTCTACCGGTCTCCCTCGTGATCCAGTTCGGGCGGTCGGTGCCCGCGGAGATCGGCGTCGGTGTCGTCTCGGCGACCGCGGCGTGACTATTACTTATATACCCGAGGTGTTAGGGGGACAGTTTATACCGAATCCTGCTTATAAATACGTCAGTCAGACTTAAAAACTGCCGTATATGAACGTGGAAATAACTAATCGGGGATAGTGGCTGGGGTGGAGTGATGTCTGACCATTCAGACAGAGAGAGGGGGAGCAGTTCACGGATCGACAGACGGAGCGTGCTGCGGGGGATCGCCGCGGGCGGTACGGCGGCGGTCGGTGTCGGTGCGATGAGCGGAACCGCGTCGGCGGCCGAAGAGCAGTGTGCGTTCGGTCTCAACCTCGAAGAGGCACCGGACGAGTACCCGGTCGTCGAGCGGGATCCGGGATTCCTCGGGATCGGTGCCGGCGGCCTGTCCGAGACCGGGGACGTTCCGGAGGGGGAAGACGAAGTCGTCGTCTACATCCACGGCTGGCTGGAGTTGTTCACCGGCGGCGCGGCCGATCAGGGGTACACGCTCCAGCGGGCGCTCCGGGACGCCGGGTCCGACATCGCGACGCTCGCGTACAACTACCCGAGCAGTAGCCCCAACTGGTGGGGCCAGAAGGACGGCGCGGAGACGTCCGGCCGCGAGTTCGCGTCGTGGTTGCAGAGCTATCGGGAGGAGAACCCGGACACCGATGTTCGACTGATCGTCCACTCGCTGGGTGCCCGCGCCGGTGCCGGACTGCTGGACGAACTCGTCAACGAGATGGGTGGGGAGCCGGTTCGGTCGCTGGAGATCCTCGGGGGTGCGATCTCCCGCGAGGCCGTGACCGTCGACGGCGAGTTCGGCGATGCGCTGGCCAACGGGGCCGAGGAGGTCAACAACTACTGGAGCAGCGGCGACAACATCTTAGACGAGATCTTCCAGATCGGCGAGTTCGGCACGGAAGCCGTCGGTGCGAAGGGCGCGCCGGAGGACGCCGAGACGCCAGACAACTACAACGACATCGACGTGACCGGAATCGTCAGGGGCCACTGCCTCTACTACGACCCCGACCGGGGCTGTATCGACACCGTCGTCGAGAACTTCCCGGAGGGGTTCCAGGGCGGCGGCGACCCCGGTGACAAGTTCGACGACTGGTTCTGACCGGCATTCAGACAGCCTTTTTTCTGCGGCGACAGGGCTATACGTCGAGTCGCCCACGGTATCACAACGGCGGCTTCCGGCCGCCGGCCCGGGGATCGACCATGTCGTGGCTACCGCTCGATGCGCTGTCGATGGGGACGGACGCACCGCAGGAGTTCCCGATGATACGCGACGGGGAGCTTCGCGGCTCCTTCCCGCCGGACCCGTCGGAGCTGGTGGTGTACGTCCACGGCTGGCTCGAAGGGATGACCGGCGACGCGGCCGCACAGGCCAACGCCGTGGCCGGGGCCGTCGAGGCGCTGGGGTACGACGCCACGGTGGTCGGGTTCACGTACCCGGCGAACCTGCCGCTGTGGTACCCGAGCAAGACGATCGCCGCGCGGAAAGGGCGGGAACTCGCCGCCTGGGTACAGGCCTTCAGCGCGGAATGCCCGGACGCCCCCGTTCGGCTGGTCGCGCACTCGCTCGGTGCCCGACCCGCGCTCGCCTGTCTCGACGAACTCGCGGACCGGGAGGCGACGGTGCAGTCGTGTTCCTTGCTCGGCGCTGCCGTCAACTGTGACAGCGTCACCGACGGCGGCCGGTGGGAAGACGGAGTCCGGGATGGAGCCGAGTGCGTCTACAACTACCACACAGCCGGTGACAGTACGCTAACTGTACTCTACCGGCCAGCGGAGTTCGGCACTGCAGCCCTCGGCGTCGACGGTGCGTGCGGTCCGACCCCCGGCACCTACGCCGACCACGACGTAACCGAAAAGGTCCGGAACCACTACACCTACCTCCAAGAAGACGGCGGCTGTCTCGACCGCGTGATCGGGGATTTCGCGTGACTGAGGGCCAGTAGAGTCCTGACGGAGTCCCCGCGAGCGCCGAGGGACCAACGGTCCCTCGAGCAGCCGGCGCTTCGCGCCGGCGACGCAGCGAGCGGGGGCCCGTCAGAGCGCGGACGCGCTCTGACGGAGATTTGAACTCACTCACTTCGCTTCGCTCGTTCGCTGCTCAAATCTCCGCGCGTCCGTTTCATCGACGCGGACGGTTCGCTACGCTCACCGTTATTGCGTCGATGAAAACGTCCTGACGGAGATTTGAACTCCGGTCCCTGGCTCCGCAAGCCAAGAGGATAGTCCACTACCCTATCAGGACTCACTCTCTTCTTTCGGGGTGCCAGATAAAGGGGTTACGATTCGGCCGCCTCCACTTAGTTGCGGATCGCCTTCGCTCGATTGCCGGACGGAGGTCCGTTTCTTGTGGAAATCAGCATTCTTATGCGAGCGGGAGTCGGGATTGTGGTATGGCCAAACAGGTCGCGGGACGGGACGCGGTGTCGGTCTCGGAACGGGTGGCCGACGCCTCGAACATTCTGGTGTTAGCGCCGTCGTTCCCGGACGGCGCCGCCGGCGTCTGCGTGGACCTGCTGGGCGGTGACGATCCGGCGTCGACGGCAGTGCTCGGGGTGACCTACACGCAGTCGCCGGGGAAGTGGGCCGCCGACTACGAGCGGGAGACTGGTACCCCACCGGCCGACGGGACGGTGATCAGCGTCGGTAGCTGGGGGTCCGAGGTCGAGACGGAGGCGAGCCAGTGGACGCTGGAGGGCGTCGAGCACGCCGGCGACCTGACGGCGCTGGGGGTCACGCTCAGCGACCACCTCACGGCCGACCGACCGGGCGGCCAGCGGCTCTGTTTCGACTCGCTGACCGCCCTCCTGCAGTTCGTCGAGGTGCGGCAGGCCTTCCAGTTCCTCCACGTCGTCACCGGGCGGGTGAGTTCCGCCGGTGCCGTCGGCCACTACCACCTCGATCCCGAGGCACACGACGAGCAGACGCTGGCGACGATTCGCGGGCTGTTCGACGCCGTCGTCGAGGTCGACGCGGACGGCGAGTGGACGGTCACCACCCGGTGAGACAAACGGCCGTTTGAGTCTCCGCAATCGCCTTTTTAGTGGGGGTCGACGGGACGGGTATGCGACGACGCAGTTTCCTGACAGTGACCGCATCCGCGACCGCACTCGGTCTCGCCGGCTGCGTCCAGGAGCCCGGCGACCGCGAGAACAGCACGGACGCGAACCCCGAAACCAGCGCGCAGGACGGCCCCGGGAGCCAGCCCGAGGGGACCGAGAACCCGAGCAACGGGACGGAGGATCCGAGCGAAACGGCGATGCCGGACTCCGATACGCCGACCGACGAGGGAACGGGAGCCGAGGAGGAGACGCCGACCGACGGGCACGGCAGCAGCGCGCAGGCCTGGGGCAGCAGCGGCCGCATGAACGGCGTCACGTTCTCCTTCACCTCACAGGGGCCTGAGACCGGCGAGAACCGAGACGTGGCCGACATCACGCGCGACGACGACGCGGGTGAGGTGATCGTCGACGGGACGATCAGCGGGAACAACAGCTGCAAGCGCGCCATGCTCGGCTCCGTCGAGTACGACGAGGGGGCGGGGACGCTGACCGTGGACGTCGAAACCACGAACATCGAGGGCTGTGAGATGGCCGCACAGGCACTCGTCGGCATCGACTACGAGGGGACCTTCGAGGTCGACGGCGAGCTTCCCTCGGAGATACAGGTCACCCACGAGGGGCGGTCGGTTGCGAGTGCGTCCTATGCCAGCGAGACCGCCGCGGCACCTCCGACCACGGACTCGACGTAGCCTTAAATACGAGACCGACCCAGCCCCGGGTATGGACGGAGAGGTGAGATCGTGGATTCGGCGGAGAACGCACGACAGCAGCGGGGTGAGCGGGCGACGGCAACGCTTAAACGGAGTCCAGCCCTGCAATTGGACAGACAGATGGGCGCGATAGAAGATATCTATGCGGATCTGGAGACCGACGAGGTCTCCGAGGAGGAGTTCCGGGAGGCCGTCGAGCAGAAGATCGAGCAGATGGGTGGCCTCGCGGACGAGGAGACCGCGGCCATGCTCATCGCCCACGAACTCAAAGACGGGGAGGTCAACGGGATTGCCGACATCGAACCCGGGATGGACGAGGTGAAGTTCATCGCGAAGGTGATGGCCGTCGGCGACCTGCGGACCTTCGAGCGCGACGGCGAGGACGAGGACGGCCGCGTCATCAACGTCGAAGTCGCCGACGAGACCGGTGCCGTCACCCTCTCCTTCTGGGACGAGCAGGCCGTTTCCATCGACGAGGGCCAGCTCGAAGTCGGCGACGTCCTCCGGATCAAGGGCCGACCCAAGGACGGCTACAACGGCCTCGAAGTGAGCGTCGACAAGGCCGAACCCGACGAAGACGAGGAGATCGACGTGCAACCCGGCGGGACGACGGGCATCGACGCGCTGACGCTGGGTCAGTCGGACGTGAACGTCCGCGGGCTGGTCCTCGATACGGAGTCGGTCCGCACCTTCGACCGCGACGACGGCTCCGAGGGCCGCGTGGCGAACCTCTCGATCGGCGACGAGACCGGCCGAATCCGGGTGACGATGTGGGACGAGCGGGCCGATCGCGCCGAGGAGTTGTCGGCCGGGACGGCCGTCGAGGTCGTCGACGGCTACGTCCGCGAACGCGACGGCGACCTCGAACTCCACGTCGGCGAACACGGGGCCGTCGAGGCAGTCGAGGAGACCGTCGAGTTCACGCCCGAGACCGCACCCATCGGCAACATCGAGATCGGCCAGACCGTCGATATCGGTGGTGTGATCCGAAGCGCCGACCCGAAACGCACCTTCGACCGCGACGACGGCTCGGAGGGGCAGGTCCGCAACGTCCGGGTACAGGACGAGACGGACGACATCCGCGTGGCGCTGTGGGGCGACAAGGCGGACAAGGAGATCCGGCCCGGCGACGAGGTATTCTTCGCCGACGTGGAGATCGACGACGGCTGGCAGGACGACCTCGAAGCGTCGGCGAACTGGCGGTCGACGGTCGTCGTCCTCGACGACGGGGCGACGACCCAGCCGACAGGCGGCGCTGGAAGCGAGACGGGGGCGGGAGAGCAGGACGCAGCAGAGACGGGGCTGGACGCGTTCGCCGACGGCGAATCCGCCGAGAGCGACGGCGGGACGGCGGCCGCAGTCGAAACGTCGGGTGACGCGGACGGTGCCGGCAGCGATGCCGGCGAGGACGGCGAGGTGGTCGAGTTCACGGGGACGGTCGTCCAGACGGGCGAGCCGGTCGTGCTTGACGACGGCGAGGAGACGATGAGCGTCGAGACGGGCGCGACGCTTCAGCTCGGCCAGGAGGTCACCGCACGCGGGCGGTTGTCGGACGGTCGGCTGGACGCCGAGGATGTGTTCTGAGGACGGGGCGGTTGCCAGAGAGACTCACGGAAAGCCTTAAGACTGCGACAGTCCCGGTATGCGGTATGAGCGTCGAGCTTCCGTTCGCGCCGGTCGACACGGTCATTCGACGGAACGCAGGGACGCTTCGGGTCAGCGCCGAAGCGGCCGAGGAACTGGCGCGGCGGATCCAGCGACGGGGCGCACGCCTCGCCGTCGACGCCGCCGAGCGGGCGACCGCCGACGGGCGGAAGACGTTGATGGCGTCCGATTTCGGCGTCTCGTCCGTGCCCGACAAGGACACGCTCGAACTGCCGGTCGCACCGGTCGACCGGATCGCACGGCTCGACATCGACGACTCCTATCGGGTGTCGATGGACGCCCGGATCGCGCTCGCCGATCAACTCGAAACCTTCGCCGACGACGTGGCCGCGGCCGCGACGGAACTGGCGCGCCACGCCGACCGCCGAACCGTCAAGGCCGAGGACGTGGAAGCGTACTTCGAACTGGCCCAGTACTTCGGATGAACTTCGGCTACCACGAGGATTGTCTCGAACACCAGACCGGCTACCGCCACCCGGAGAGTCCCGACCGCCTCCGGGCGATCCGGCGCGCCCTCTCGCGACAGCACGGTGTCAAGTACGTCGCCGCCGACCACGCGCCAGAGTCTGCCGTCACCGCCGTCCACGACGCCGGCTACGTCGACGCGATCAAGGATTTTTGCGCGGACGGGGGCGGTGACTGGGACGACGACACCGTCGCCGTCGAGGCGACCTGGGACGCCGCACTGGCTGCGGCCGGCCAGGCGATGTGGGCCGCAGAGCGCGCACTGGCCGGCGACGACGGTCGTGACACGCCCTTCGCGCTGGGCCGCCCACCCGGCCACCACGCCGTCGAAGACGACGCCATGGGCTTCTGTTTCGTCAACAACGCCGCCGTCGCCGCGCAGGCGGTCATCGACGACGGCGACGCCGACCGCGTCGCCATCCTCGACTGGGACGTCCACCACGGTAACGGCATCCACGACATCTTCTACGACGCCGACGACGTGTTCTACTGCTCCATCCACGAGGACGGCCTCTACCCCGGGAGTGGCGACGTGGACGAGACCGGCGAAGGTGACGGCGAGGGAACGACGATGAACGTTCCGCTGCTGCCCGGCTGTGGCGACCCCGACTACTGTGCCGCCATCGACGACTTCGTCGGTCCCGAGTTCGTCACGTTCGACCCCGACCTGATCCTCGTCAGCGCCGGGTTCGACGCCCACCGCCACGATCCGATCTCCCGGATGCGCGTCTCGACGGAGGGGTACGGCGCGCTCACGACACGGATGCGAGACGTTGCCGAGGCGGCCGACGCCGGCCTCGGGTTCGTGCTGGAAGGCGGCTACGGACTCGACACGCTCGCCGAGAGCGTCACGATGGTCCACGAGGTGTTCGACGGTCGCGAGCCGGTCGAGCCCGAGGACGAGGTCAAAGACCGCGCGAAATCGATCTTCGCCGACCTCCGGGATCAGGGCTTCGGCGAGAAGTAGCGAGCGAGTGCCGTACCGAACGGGGCTGCCAGTTCCGCGACGTCGTCACCGACCAGCACGTCGTAGCCGTCTTCGAGCGCGCTCTCGACGTGAGCGCCGAGCGCCACTTCGAAGAGCGCGTCGCTCGTCAGGAACTCGTGCGCGCTGGTATACTCGCGTTCCCGCTCGACGACGTAGCGGTCCTCGGCGATAAACGGGCCGTAGGGCGGGTCAGTGGATTCGGTTCGGGAGTCGTCGGCGTACTTCTCGTAGAATCCGCGAGCGTGCTCGCGGACGTGGACGGGCGGGCCGTCGTGGCGCTCGATAGCGGGGCGCTCGGCGACAGCGAGTTCGAGAAAGAGGACGGCCCGGTCGTCGGCGAACGCAGCACTGCGGAACACGTCGAACCCGCGGCGGTCGAGTTCGTCGGCGACACCGTGCCGTGACTTGCGGAGCTGGGGCCAGAGCTGATCGTCGACGAGATCCGGCGCGTCGAAGACGACGGCGACCGGCGTGGTTCCACGGGCGGTGAGGGCCTCGCGGACGCCGTCGGCGTCGAGGGGGTCCGGCTCGTCGGGCTCGAACAGGGCCTCGCGGGGGTCGGCCAGTAACTCGCGGGCGTAGTGCTGGAGGCGGGCGACGTTCGCGGGGGAGAGCGCGGCGGCGACGTTACGCTCGGGGTCGGTGGGGTCGATGACGACGAGCGGATCCTCGAAGGTCGCCTCGGCGTGGTCCGCTGGGTCGAGTTCGACCGGCGGATGCCAGTCGGTAGCGGCCTCGACGAGCGCACGGAACCCGCCGTACTCGAGGACCAGTAGCTCCGTGAGGTAGCCGGAGACGCCGCGGGTCTTCAGGTCCGCGCCGTAGACGCCGATCCCCTTCAGGAAGGCCTTGGCGACCCGGACCTCGGCGGCGAGGTCGTCGTCCAGTCGCTCGTCGAGATAGGCGGTGTGGAAGGGGGTGCGGTCGACGGCCGACTGGATGGCGGTCGCGTCGGCCACGTCGTAGCAGGGCACCAGATCGACGGAGAACCCCTCGAACTCGCCGACGGTGTAGGGGTGTTCGGCGTACTCCTCGCGGCCGTCGGGGAGGACCTCGCGGCCGACCTGCAGGCCGTACTCCTCCAGTCGGTCGCGTTCCAGATCGGCAGGGAACTGGACGAACAGATCTACGTCGCGGTCGCCGGCCAGCCAGGTTCCCCGGGCGGTAGAGCCGACGAGTACCGTGTCGGTCTCGACGGGTAACTCGTCGGCGGCGGCCTCGGTGCGCTCGGTGAGGCGCTCGGTAACGGCCCTGAGCCGCTCGCGTTCCTCGTCGTCGGGCGTGACCCGCTCGCGGACGGCCGCGACGACGGCGTCGAACTCCTCGCTCATGGGATGCCGTATCCCGTGACCCCGTGAAAGCGTGTCGATGCCGCCCGAAAGCGAAAGCCCTATCAAATAACTCCGGCTACTCTGTGATGCCTGCGAACGTGCCGCCGTAGCTCAGCTGGTAGAGCACCTCGCTGTTACGGTGAGGAGGTCTCGCCTGTTCACCGCAGAGACGAGGTTGTCCCAGGTTCGAACCCTGGCGGTGGCGCTTCTCCCAATCTCACTTCATGAGCCACGGGTTCACTCGTCGACACCGGCCACCTGCGAACGGCCCGGCACACGCACCGGGAACGGTGATCCCGAAGGCTAAAGGCCGGGCGCGCAGAATCCGCGGACAGAGGGCCCTTAGCTTAGTCTGGTTAGAGCACCCGGCTCATACCAATCACTGACAGCGGTCAGGGATTGTGGGTAACCGGGCGGTCGGTGGTTCAAATCCGCCAGGGCCCATCGACTTCGCTGCGAGCGCTCCGCGAGCAGCGAATCGTGTCCCTGGCGGTTTGAAGCAGACGACGAGCGAGTGGAACGAGCGAAGTCGGCGAGGTTCAAACCGCCAGGGCCCAATAGAGTTTGTGACGACGTTTAGCGCCTCCAATCGAATTATCTCGACGCAACCGAGAGTGGGGCAGAGTATTACGCTTCGAACCCGTCCTCGAACCTGAAGACGCCGTCCTGCTGCACCACGTTGCCGTCGACTTCGATGCGGGAGTCCTCGCTCATGTCGACGATCATGTCCACGTGCTGGGCGCTCTGGTTCTGGGTGTTGTCCTCGCCGACGGTCTCCTCGTAGGCCCGGCCGACGGCCATGTGGACGGTGTCGCCCATCTTCTCGTCGAACAGCATGTTGTAGGTGAACCGGTCGATGTCGCGGTTCATCCCGATCCCCAGCTCCCCGAGCCGTTTCGCGCCGGGGTCGGTTTCCAGAATCGACTCCAGGACCGCCTCGTTCTTTTCGGCGTCGTACTCCACGACCTCGCCGTCCTCGAAGACCAGTCGCGCACCGAGGACCTCGCGGCCGTTCTGGTAGACCGGTTTGTCGAACAGCACTTCGCCCTCGACGGAGTCGGGGACGGGCGCGGTGAACACCTCACCGCCGGGGAGGTTGTGCGTGTTCGTGTCGTTGAGGGCGTGGTTGCCCGCGATGGACATGGTCACGTCGGTCGTCTCGCCCGAGACGATCCGCACTTCCTCGCCGTCTTCGAGGATCTCGACCATGTGCTCCTGGAACTGTTCCTGTTCGTCCCAGTCTTTCAGGATGGCGTCGTAGACGAAGTTCTCGTAGGCCTCGGTGCTCATCTCGGCGAGCTGGGCGTTCGCGGGCGTAGGGTGCTGGGTGAGCGTCCAGCGGTCGGTGAGCCGTTCGTTCAGGATGGGGCTGTGGGCCTGCTGGTACTCGGCGGTCGTGTCGCTGTCCACGTCGTCCATCTCGGTGACGTTGGCGTTGGCCCGGATGACGACGTGGCAGTCGGCTTCCTCGACCAGCGCCTGCTCGTGGCCGGGCGTCTCGAACTCGACGTCGGCCTGATCGGCCGAGCGGAGGTAGCCCCGGATGGCCCGGCCGCTCCGGTTCGTCCGGAGGGTGACGGGGTGGGCACCGCGGTCGCCCGCGAGTTCGTACAGCGCGACGATCAGGTCGTCTGCGGCCGGTTCGGCCTTGATAACGAGGTTGTCGCCGGCGCTCAGATCGACGGCGTCTGCGAGCACCTGCGCGTGTTCGCGGATACGTGGGTCCATGTCACGGCAGATGGTCGGTTTGCGGTAATCGTTTTCGGAAGGTAGCGAGGCGCGATCGAAGCGAGCGGCTCGTCGATTGCGAGCGGGGAAGACGAGGTCGTCGACCTCGATTCTCGCGAGCTCCGCCCGCGAGAACGCGCCGACCCGCCAGCAACGAGGACGGGCGACGCGAGTCCTCGATACGAGTGAACGGCGACCAA
This Halorientalis sp. IM1011 DNA region includes the following protein-coding sequences:
- a CDS encoding aminopeptidase; the protein is MDPRIREHAQVLADAVDLSAGDNLVIKAEPAADDLIVALYELAGDRGAHPVTLRTNRSGRAIRGYLRSADQADVEFETPGHEQALVEEADCHVVIRANANVTEMDDVDSDTTAEYQQAHSPILNERLTDRWTLTQHPTPANAQLAEMSTEAYENFVYDAILKDWDEQEQFQEHMVEILEDGEEVRIVSGETTDVTMSIAGNHALNDTNTHNLPGGEVFTAPVPDSVEGEVLFDKPVYQNGREVLGARLVFEDGEVVEYDAEKNEAVLESILETDPGAKRLGELGIGMNRDIDRFTYNMLFDEKMGDTVHMAVGRAYEETVGEDNTQNQSAQHVDMIVDMSEDSRIEVDGNVVQQDGVFRFEDGFEA